A genome region from Schlesneria paludicola DSM 18645 includes the following:
- a CDS encoding PQQ-dependent sugar dehydrogenase — MTMVLALMTLVSASNAETSVDQSRFETTILATGLVQPMELAIAPDGSVYFIELSGKLKVLKPGSREVTLVGEVVVTTAQENGLIGLTLDPNFASNQWIYFQYSPPDFPGQYVSRFTLKDGKLDLSSEKVLLKYEEQRKECCHHAGALQFGPGGELFIASGDNTNPFGDSQGYAPIDERPDHSPFDAQRSSGNTNSYNGKILRIKPKHDGTYEIPEGNLFPADGSQGHPEIYVMGCRNPWRISVDPATGFLYWGDVGPDAGADGPRGSRGYDEINQARKAGNFGWPYFVANNRPYAHVNFETGEIVALSDVNGPKNDSPNNTGAKVLPVPQPAMLFYPYGDSPEFPELGKGGRTACAGPVYHFQGRSDSLVKFPAEYDRCLFIFEWSRNWLKVVFLDDQQNVKRIEPFLPEQRFVRPIDLEFGPEGSLYAIEYGETWGVNQDARLIRIDFVRGNRPPVVVVAAENNLGKHPLKVSLSSQGTFDKDVGDQLSYEWRAIRAGDANAAPKVVSREPNPTITMTEPGVYNLELVVTDAQGAFRSATVPVIVGNERPTIRFSKPASGEFYDADQPIRFELTVNDVEDGSNDDDEVDKRGAEPIDGDSPKRVSLNAAYSKEPIPTAGGATESTDQGPMGLRRMKGSDCFNCHAVDQKRVGPPLLEIATKYRTTEGALDASVQRVLKGSTGVWGKIPMIPHSQHTLDEIREMVEWVYSLQPRGLVRVFNGFVGEIPVSTEEAGQPGHYKLEANYVDRGAEGIPPLNASAVVYLRHRMVEAESADEVHGPRFLNSNSAGGGRFAGSIDHGHYLRFNGVTLDRVKRLTFRVASAGQGGVIDIRMDRPDGPRLASVSVEVNGAWETWYEKTIELPSTTGRHDLFVRFENPEKTGGLMNLDSIYFHP; from the coding sequence ATGACCATGGTGCTCGCGCTGATGACTCTGGTCAGCGCGTCGAATGCCGAAACGTCCGTCGATCAAAGTCGGTTTGAGACGACGATTCTTGCCACGGGCCTGGTGCAACCGATGGAACTGGCCATCGCGCCCGACGGATCGGTCTATTTCATCGAACTCAGTGGCAAGCTGAAAGTGTTGAAGCCCGGCAGCCGCGAAGTGACGCTCGTGGGTGAAGTCGTGGTTACGACTGCTCAAGAGAACGGCTTGATTGGACTGACGCTCGATCCGAACTTCGCATCCAATCAATGGATTTACTTCCAGTATTCGCCACCAGATTTTCCGGGACAATATGTCAGCCGATTCACCTTGAAAGACGGCAAGCTGGATTTGTCGTCGGAGAAGGTGTTGCTCAAGTACGAAGAGCAGCGAAAGGAATGCTGTCACCACGCCGGTGCGCTTCAGTTCGGACCGGGCGGCGAGTTGTTCATCGCGTCTGGCGACAACACCAATCCGTTTGGCGATTCACAAGGCTATGCTCCGATCGACGAACGTCCGGATCATTCGCCGTTCGATGCACAGCGTTCGTCCGGAAACACCAACAGTTACAACGGCAAGATTCTGCGAATCAAGCCGAAGCACGATGGAACATATGAAATTCCCGAAGGCAATTTGTTTCCAGCCGACGGATCACAGGGGCATCCCGAGATCTACGTGATGGGATGTCGGAACCCCTGGCGAATTAGCGTCGATCCTGCGACGGGGTTTCTGTACTGGGGCGATGTCGGACCGGATGCAGGTGCCGATGGGCCGCGCGGATCGCGTGGTTATGACGAGATCAACCAAGCGCGGAAGGCGGGAAATTTCGGTTGGCCCTACTTTGTTGCGAACAATCGCCCCTATGCCCATGTGAACTTCGAAACAGGCGAAATTGTGGCTCTGTCTGATGTGAATGGACCGAAAAATGACTCTCCCAACAACACCGGAGCGAAAGTGCTGCCAGTGCCGCAACCGGCCATGTTGTTCTATCCGTACGGAGACTCACCTGAATTTCCCGAGTTAGGAAAAGGGGGACGCACGGCGTGTGCCGGGCCGGTCTATCATTTCCAGGGCCGCTCCGATTCCCTCGTCAAATTTCCGGCCGAGTATGACCGATGCTTGTTCATTTTTGAGTGGTCGCGCAACTGGCTGAAGGTGGTGTTTCTTGACGACCAACAGAACGTCAAGCGCATTGAGCCGTTCTTGCCCGAGCAACGGTTTGTTCGTCCCATCGACTTGGAGTTTGGTCCTGAAGGCAGCTTGTACGCGATTGAATACGGCGAAACCTGGGGTGTGAATCAAGATGCCCGGCTGATCCGAATCGACTTCGTTCGCGGCAATCGGCCGCCCGTCGTGGTCGTGGCGGCCGAGAATAACCTCGGCAAGCATCCGCTGAAGGTGTCGCTTTCAAGCCAGGGTACATTCGACAAAGACGTGGGTGATCAACTGAGTTATGAATGGCGCGCGATCCGCGCCGGTGATGCCAACGCGGCGCCGAAAGTGGTCTCTCGCGAGCCCAACCCGACCATCACCATGACCGAGCCTGGAGTTTACAATCTGGAACTCGTCGTGACGGATGCACAAGGAGCATTTCGCAGCGCGACGGTCCCCGTGATTGTGGGGAACGAGCGGCCAACGATTCGATTCAGTAAACCGGCCAGTGGCGAGTTCTACGATGCGGATCAGCCAATTCGTTTCGAGCTGACAGTGAACGATGTCGAGGATGGCTCGAATGACGACGACGAAGTTGATAAGCGTGGCGCCGAACCGATTGATGGCGATTCTCCCAAACGTGTGTCGCTGAATGCGGCGTATTCCAAGGAGCCCATTCCGACTGCGGGGGGAGCGACAGAATCGACCGATCAAGGGCCGATGGGGCTGCGGAGAATGAAAGGCAGCGATTGCTTCAACTGCCATGCTGTGGATCAAAAACGTGTCGGCCCGCCGCTCCTCGAAATCGCGACGAAGTACCGCACGACCGAAGGGGCTCTCGATGCGTCGGTGCAGCGAGTCTTGAAGGGATCGACAGGCGTCTGGGGAAAAATCCCGATGATTCCTCATTCTCAGCACACACTCGACGAAATTCGCGAAATGGTGGAGTGGGTCTACTCGCTTCAGCCCCGCGGACTGGTACGAGTCTTCAATGGTTTCGTGGGCGAGATCCCGGTTTCGACTGAGGAAGCTGGCCAGCCCGGGCACTACAAGCTTGAAGCGAATTACGTGGACCGGGGGGCCGAAGGGATTCCGCCGTTAAACGCATCGGCCGTTGTGTATTTGCGACATCGGATGGTTGAGGCCGAGTCTGCTGACGAAGTTCATGGTCCACGGTTTCTCAATTCCAACTCTGCGGGAGGCGGACGATTCGCCGGTTCGATCGATCATGGACACTATCTCAGGTTCAATGGCGTGACCCTCGATCGCGTGAAGCGATTGACGTTCCGGGTGGCTTCGGCCGGACAAGGAGGTGTGATCGACATCCGTATGGATCGGCCAGACGGCCCGCGGCTGGCGTCGGTCAGTGTTGAGGTGAATGGCGCGTGGGAGACATGGTACGAAAAGACCATCGAACTTCCCTCGACGACCGGCCGACATGATCTGTTCGTCCGGTTTGAGAATCCCGAAAAGACCGGCGGCCTGATGAACCTCGATTCGATCTATTTTCATCCATAG
- the metW gene encoding methionine biosynthesis protein MetW has product MATRRYSVGDPMASLTDRLIIDQIGRGSRVIDLGCGDARLLCRLRDELNCSVQGIELDHREVIAAISKGMPVIQSDLDHGLKEIPEGSFDFAVLSQTLQQVRHPQELLKEMLRIAKRAVILVPNYGHWWIRLQIMLHGRAPVTGSLPYDWYNTPNLHFLSMLDFRELCERMKFKIVIEIPLVHGRSARGAWAANFRADNALYVLEHV; this is encoded by the coding sequence ATGGCGACGCGCCGTTACAGCGTGGGCGATCCTATGGCTTCGCTTACCGATCGCTTAATCATTGACCAGATTGGCCGCGGCAGCCGCGTGATCGATCTGGGGTGTGGTGATGCTCGTTTGTTGTGCCGACTGCGCGACGAACTGAACTGTTCCGTGCAGGGAATCGAACTGGATCATCGCGAAGTCATTGCCGCGATCTCAAAGGGAATGCCCGTGATTCAGTCCGACCTTGATCATGGTCTGAAAGAGATTCCGGAAGGCTCATTCGATTTCGCCGTGCTCAGCCAGACCTTGCAGCAAGTGCGTCATCCACAAGAACTGTTGAAAGAGATGCTGCGAATCGCCAAGCGGGCCGTGATTCTTGTCCCCAACTACGGCCACTGGTGGATTCGGCTGCAGATCATGCTGCACGGCCGCGCGCCCGTCACCGGTTCGTTGCCGTACGACTGGTACAACACGCCGAATTTGCATTTTCTTTCCATGCTGGATTTTCGCGAACTGTGCGAACGGATGAAGTTTAAGATTGTGATCGAAATTCCGTTGGTTCATGGACGATCGGCGCGCGGCGCCTGGGCTGCGAATTTCCGTGCCGACAACGCGCTCTATGTCTTGGAACATGTTTGA